The following is a genomic window from Staphylococcus capitis subsp. capitis.
TTTTTAATCATACTGCACTAGATAAAGCTAAACTTCGTTATTAATGTACTATACATACTTTTGTAATCGTGATAATACTTTTTCTTTACCTAAAACTTCAATCGTATTTGGTAATTCTGGTCCATGCATTTGACCTGTAACGGCTACACGAATTGGCATGAACAATTGTTTACCTTTAATACCTGTCTCTTTTTGAACTTCTTTAATTGTTTTCTTAATTTCTGCTGCTTCAAATGGTTCTAAAGCTTCTAATTTACCGTATAAATGATTCATTAACTCAGGAACTTGTTCACCATTTATAACTTCTTGCTCCTCTTCACCAAGTTCTGGCATTTCGTGGAAGAACATTTCTGATAATGGAACAATTTCACCTGCGTAACTCATTTCTTTTTGATATAAAGCAACAAGTTTTCTACCCCATTCTTTATCTTCTTCAGAAGGATTTTCTGGGATAAGATTTGCTTTGATTAAATGCGGTAATGCTAATTCAAATACTGTATCAGTGTCTTTCGTTTTCATATATTGGTTATTTACCCAAGCTAACTTTTGTCTGTCGAACATAGCTGGTGATTTAGATAAACGTTTTTCATCGAAGATTTTAATAAATTCTTCTTTAGAAAAGATTTCTTCTTCACCTTCAGGTGACCAACCTAATAAAGTAATAAAGTTAAATAGTGCTTCTGGTAAGTAACCTAAATCACGGTATTGCTCAATAAATTGTAAAATTTGACCGTCACGTTTACTTAACTTTTTACGTTCTTCATTGACGATTAATGACATATGACCAAAGCGTGGTGGTTCCCAACCGAACGCTTCATATATCATCAATTGTTTAGGTGTGTTAGAAACATGGTCATCACCACGAATAACATCTGAAATTTTCATATAATGATCGTCTACAGCAACTGCAAAGTTATACGTTGGAACGCCATCTTTCTTAACAATGACCCAATCACCCATATTATTTGAATCAAAAGAAATTTCACCTTTTACCATATCTTTGAAACTATAAGTTTTATCTTTAGGCACGCGGAAGCGAATAGATGGTTTACGTCCTTCAGCTTCGAACTGTTTGCGTTGTTCTTCTGATAAATGTGCGTGTTGTCCGCCATAACGAGGCATTTCTCCACGAGCAATTTGCGCTTCACGTTCTTCTTCTAATTCTTCCTCAGTCATGTAACACTTGTATGCTCTATCTTCATCAAGTAATTGTTGAATAAGTGGATTATAAATATCAGCACGTTCAGACTGACGATATGGACCAAAACCTTTATCTTTATCGATAGATTCATCCCAGTCTAAACCTAACCATTTTAAGTTATCAAATTGTGAAGATTCACCATCTTCTAAGTTACGTTTACTGTCCGTATCTTCTATACGAACTACAAAATCTCCATCATAATGTTTCGCAAATAAATAGTTAAATAATGCTGTTCTAGCATTACCAATATGCAAGTAGCCTGTTGGACTTGGCGCATATCTTACTCTGATGCGTTCACTCATTATATTCACTCCTACGATTATTATTTATGTGGTTGATTAACTGATTGAAAATAAATGCCCTATGATAACTCATTTTATGAAGCAATGGCATTTAATATTTTCAAGTCATGTTTCAAACCATTAAGCATGTAAGCTTTCATGTTTTCAGTAGTTTAATTCAATTTTAAAAAAAGTTATTCAAAAGTTTATGATGTGTTTAACCATTACTTTGTGAATAACTTTCGTGAAACATTGATTATTCATTCTTACATAACATTCAATAATATTGTAGCACTTAAACACGCCTTTGATAAGTCTATTGTTTTAACAGTCTTTCATAGTTAATAGTTTTTTATATGAGAAAAGGTTTCATGTAAAATACATACTTAATTATAAAATATGTAGTTTCACATGAAACCTCTTTTTAGAATTAATTTTCAAAATCAGAACTATTGTCATCGACATGTTTCGCAAAAACGATTCTACCAGATGAAGTTTGTAGTAAACTGATGACTTCTAAGTTAACATGTTGGCCCACTAATTTCTTAGCGTTATCAACAACGACCATTGTGCCATCATCTAAATACCCAACGCCTTGACCAGGCTCTTTCCCCATTTTAGTTAAAAGGATATTAAGGTGGTCACCTTGATGTACGTTAGGCTTAATAGCTTCAGATAAATCATTAACATTAAGTGCCATAATGCCTTGGACATGACACACTTTATTTAAATTAAAATCCGTTGTAATAACGTGAGCGTGGTAATGTTGTGCTAATTTGATTAGTAAAGTATCAATATCATTATGAGATTTCGTTGGATTTATGACTCGAGTAGGATAGTCTAAATCATAAAGTTGATTAAGAATATCTAATCCACGCTGGCCCTTTTCTCTTTTAACACTATCATTCGCATCAGCTACGACTTGTAATTCATTTATAACACCTTGAGGGATAAGAATATCTCCATCAATAAATCCACAACGAATAATATCTAATATACGCCCATCAATAATTGCGCTTGTATCGATGATTTTAGGGATTGCTTTACGTGTGTTGTAGGACATTGAGCGTGCCATATTTTCAGGCAAAAACATTAACATCTCATCACGTTTCTTTAATCCAAATTGGAATCCAAGATAACATAAAATAATTGTTATTATAATTGGGATAAAATGATTGAGCATTGAATTTCCTATTAGTTCTAAGATGAAAGAAACCATCACAGAAATAAATAATCCAATAATCAAACCAATTGTTGCGAACAAGATTTCAACCGCACTGCGGCGCATTATAATTTGTTCTAGTTCTTTAAAAGCGTATGTGACCTTTTTTAAGAAAAATCCAAATATAATGAAGAACAATATAATTCCTATTAATCCATCTATGTAATGATTAGTGATAATTGGGTAAGTGTTAATCCCTAAATCAGATACTACTTCTGGGATGATGATAATCCCTAGTGCAGCACCGATAATGATATAAATAATTACCACCATTAATCTAATGATATTCAATCTTATCCTCCTCTCATGGCTGTCTATTCATTGTATGTAAATAACTTATTTAACATAATTATAATGAAATTTGTGAAAACTAAATTAAAAAACTATATGCGTTTAAATCTTAAAACTCACTACCTACTATGAGGGAGGATTATGAAGAATGAAGCGCATATTTTAAAGCCTCATGCACAGAAGACACTCCTATGACTTGAATACCTTCCGGGAAAGTCCACCCACCAATATTAGTTTGAGGTATAATCGCTCGTTTGAATCCAAGTTTAGCCGCCTCTTGCACGCGTTGTTCAATGCGTGACACACGTCGAACTTCACCTGTTAGGCCAACCTCTCCAACAAAGCAATCTAAACCGTCTACCGCTTTATCCTTAAAGCTTGAAGCTGTCGCAACAATAATACTTAAGTCAACGGCTGGTTCTGTTAATTTCACACCACCAGCAACTTTGATATAAGCATCTTGTTGTTGAAGTAAATAATTCTCCTTCTTCTCTAAAACTGCCATAAGCAAACTTAATCGATTATGATCTATGCCCGTAGCCATACGTCTTGGATTGTTGAAAGTGGTCGGTGTGACTAACGCTTGGACCTCTATTAATAGTGGTCTTGTACCTTCCATAGTCGGTACAATTGTTGAACCTGGCACGTTTGTAGAACGTTCTTCTAAGAACATTTCAGACGGATTTAAGACACCTTTCAAACCACTTTGCTTCATTTCGAAAATACCCATCTCATTCGTGGAGCCAAAACGGTTTTTAACCGCACGTAAAA
Proteins encoded in this region:
- the gltX gene encoding glutamate--tRNA ligase yields the protein MSERIRVRYAPSPTGYLHIGNARTALFNYLFAKHYDGDFVVRIEDTDSKRNLEDGESSQFDNLKWLGLDWDESIDKDKGFGPYRQSERADIYNPLIQQLLDEDRAYKCYMTEEELEEEREAQIARGEMPRYGGQHAHLSEEQRKQFEAEGRKPSIRFRVPKDKTYSFKDMVKGEISFDSNNMGDWVIVKKDGVPTYNFAVAVDDHYMKISDVIRGDDHVSNTPKQLMIYEAFGWEPPRFGHMSLIVNEERKKLSKRDGQILQFIEQYRDLGYLPEALFNFITLLGWSPEGEEEIFSKEEFIKIFDEKRLSKSPAMFDRQKLAWVNNQYMKTKDTDTVFELALPHLIKANLIPENPSEEDKEWGRKLVALYQKEMSYAGEIVPLSEMFFHEMPELGEEEQEVINGEQVPELMNHLYGKLEALEPFEAAEIKKTIKEVQKETGIKGKQLFMPIRVAVTGQMHGPELPNTIEVLGKEKVLSRLQKYV
- a CDS encoding PIN/TRAM domain-containing protein: MNIIRLMVVIIYIIIGAALGIIIIPEVVSDLGINTYPIITNHYIDGLIGIILFFIIFGFFLKKVTYAFKELEQIIMRRSAVEILFATIGLIIGLFISVMVSFILELIGNSMLNHFIPIIITIILCYLGFQFGLKKRDEMLMFLPENMARSMSYNTRKAIPKIIDTSAIIDGRILDIIRCGFIDGDILIPQGVINELQVVADANDSVKREKGQRGLDILNQLYDLDYPTRVINPTKSHNDIDTLLIKLAQHYHAHVITTDFNLNKVCHVQGIMALNVNDLSEAIKPNVHQGDHLNILLTKMGKEPGQGVGYLDDGTMVVVDNAKKLVGQHVNLEVISLLQTSSGRIVFAKHVDDNSSDFEN